The following are from one region of the Cyclopterus lumpus isolate fCycLum1 chromosome 21, fCycLum1.pri, whole genome shotgun sequence genome:
- the osbpl6 gene encoding oxysterol-binding protein-related protein 6 isoform X2, with the protein MSHHQHYHRGPHGRTMSSDDRSSPPVNKTSTPVHKSASSSSSSQRDSRQEADSWEIIEGLKIGQSNVQRPDKHEGFMLKKRKWPLKGWHKRFFVLDNGILKYSKSPIDIQKGKLHGSIDVGLSVMSIKKRARRIDLDTEEHIYHLKVKSQDIFDAWVSKLRHHRLYRQNEIVRSPREATMRTFPPPAALESPKPASSVVREAKQAKPSSLPWQPEAPSSISNSSLPASYSNGQSKVVAWLQESEEMDKCAEELARCQSNLTELSRLLQSLEILQRTQSAPNFTEMQVPLSASMSPVRLHSSNPNLCAELVDFQPPVSRLTDSVECASDYIKLQEEFCTIAQKVHSLLKSAFNTVAIEKEKIKQILSDQEQSDQSAQINSLRKSLSQALSQNAELRTRLNRIHSESVLTEQVVSVNIISTPDEAGEQMGIPLTQQASNESRLSMSESVSEFFDAQEVLLSASSSENEGSDDESYVSDVSDNISEDNASVTDNVSRQMANGDFAGSAFRNGRRSCLPAPCPDTSNINLWNILRNNIGKDLSKVSMPVELNEPLNTLQRMCEELEYSELLDKAAETEDPFERMVVVAAFAVSGYSSTYYRAGSKPFNPLLGESYECIREDKGFCFFSEQVSHHPPISACHCESKNFTFWQDVRWKNKFWGKSMEILPIGTVNLMIPRFGDQYEWNKVTTCVHNILSGQRWIEHYGEITIRNTKSSACLCKLTFVKGNYWSSNVNEVQGFVMDQEGKVIHRLFGKWHEGLYCGVPPSAKCIWRPGSMPTDYELYYGFTRFAIELNELCPELKDVLPRTDARFRPDQRHLEEGNLEMASSDKQRIEDLQRVRRKWNDENNIKLEPRFFKKVVDAHHRERWVSNNTYWELRKNPGFINIESTMNLW; encoded by the exons ATGTCTCACCACCAACACTACCACCGAGGCCCTCATGGCCGCACCATGAGCTCTGACGATAGGAGCTCTCCGCCAGTAAACAAGACCTCCACGCCGGTTCACAAGagcgcctcctcctcttcctcttcccagCGCGACAGTCGGCAG GAGGCAGACAGCTGGGAAATCATTGAGGGGCTGAAAATCGGCCAGAGCAACGTACAGAGGCCTGACAAACACGAGGGTTTCATGTTGAAGAAGCGGAAATGGCCACTGAAAGGCTGGCATAAG CGTTTTTTTGTCCTGGACAATGGTATCCTGAAGTACTCCAAGTCCCCCATTGAT ATCCAAAAAGGCAAACTTCATGGTAGCATCGACGTTGGGCTCTCAGTCATGTCCATCAAGAAGAGAGCCCGTCGCATCGACCTGGACACTGAGGAGCACATCTATCACCTGAAG GTCAAATCTCAAGACATCTTTGATGCCTGGGTGTCCAAGCTGCGTCATCACCGGCTTTACCGGCAGAACGAGATTGTGCGATCTCCCCGGGAGGCCACCATGCGAACGTTTCCTCCCCCAGCTGCCCTGGAGTCCCCCAAACCTGCCTCGAGTGTGGTGCGTGAAGCCAAG CAGGCCAAGCCGAGCAGTTTGCCCTGGCAGCCGGAGGCCCCGAGTAGCATCAGCAACAGCAGCCTGCCGGCCTCCTACAGTAACGGCCAGAGCAAGGTGGTTGCTTGGCTGCAGGAATCTGAGGAGATGGACAAGTGCGCAGAGG AGCTTGCACGCTGTCAGTCCAATCTGACTGAGCTGAGTCGGCTATTGCAGAGTTTGGAGATTCTACAAAGGACACAGTCAGCGCCCAACTTCACAGAGATGCAg GTCCCTCTGTCAGCCAGCATGTCCCCTGTCCGTCTCCACTCATCCAACCCCAACCTGTGTGCCGAGCTGGTGGACTTTCAACCCCCTGTCTCCCGGCTGACAGACAGTGTCGAGTGTGCCAGTGACTACATTAAACTTCAGGAGGAATTCTGCACAATTGCCCAGAAAG TCCACTCCCTGCTGAAGTCGGCCTTCAACACAGTAGccatagagaaagaaaagatcaAACAGATTCTGTCTGACCAGGAGCAGTCAGACCAATCAGCCCAGATCAACTCTCTCAGGAAGTCTCTGTCACAG gcCCTGTCCCAAAATGCAGAACTTCGAACCCGACTCAATCGCATTCACTCTGAATCTGTCCTGACTGAACAAGTTGTCAGTGTGAACATCATCTCCACGCCTGATGAG GCTGGAGAACAGATGGGGATCCCTCTGACTCAGCAGGCCTCTAATGAGAGCCGACTTTCCATGTCGGAGTCTGTCTCTGAGTTCTTTGATGCCCAGGAAGTGCTTCTGTCAGCCAGCTCGTCAGAGAATGAG GGCTCAGACGATGAGTCATATGTCAGCGATGTGAGTGATAACATTTCAGAGGACAACGCCAGTGTGACTGATAACGTCTCCAGACAAA TGGCCAACGGAGACTTTGCTGGCAGCGCCTTCCGTAACGGCCGGCGAAGCTGCCTGCCGGCGCCGTGTCCCGACACCAGCAACATTAACCTCTGGAACATCTTGAGAAACAACATTGGCAAGGACTTGTCCAAAGTGTCCATGCCTGTGGAGCTCAACGAGCCCCTCAACACCTTGCAGCGTATGTGTGAAGAGCTGGAGTACAGCGAGCTGCTGGACAAAGCTGCTGAGACCGAGGATCCCTTTGAACGCATG GTTGTCGTCGCTGCTTTCGCCGTTTCCGGCTACTCATCCACTTACTACAGAGCAGGAAGTAAGCCATTCAACCCGCTACTCGGAGAGAGTTATGAATGTATTCGGGAAGACAAGGGCTTCTGTTTTTTCTCGGAACag GTGAGCCACCATCCTCCCATCTCTGCCTGCCACTGTGAGTCGAAGAACTTCACCTTCTGGCAAG ATGTGAGGTGGAAAAACAAGTTCTGGGGGAAATCGATGGAGATATTACCAATCGGGACTGTGAATCTTATGATTCCCAG gTTTGGAGATCAATATGAATGGAACAAAGTCACCACCTGTGTGCACAACATCCTCAGTGGACAGCGGTGGATCGAACACTACGGGGAGATCACCATCAGAAACACGAAGAGCAGCGCTTGCCTCTGCAAACTTACTTTCGTCAAG GGAAACTACTGGAGTTCCAATGTGAATGAGGTTCAAGGATTTGTGATGGATCAAGAAGGGAAAGTGATCCACAGGCTTTTTGGAAAATGGCACGAGGGTCTTTACTGTGGCGTCCCGCCCTCTGCCAAATGCATCTGGAGGCCAG GCTCCATGCCGACAGATTATGAGCTGTACTACGGCTTCACCAGGTTTGccattgaattgaatgaacTTTGCCCCGAGTTGAAAGATGTTCTGCCCCGAACAGACGCTCGATTCAGGCCTGATCAAAG GCATCTGGAAGAGGGGAACTTAGAGATGGCATCCTCAGACAAGCAGCGCATTGAGGACCTGCAGAGAGTCCGGAGAAAGTGGAACGATGAGAACAACATCAAACTGGAACCACGCTTCTTCAA GAAAGTGGTTGATGCCCATCACAGGGAGAGGTGGGTCTCCAACAACACGTACTGGGAGCTTCGCAAAAACCCCGGCTTCATCAATATTGAATCTACAATGAACCTGTGGTAG
- the osbpl6 gene encoding oxysterol-binding protein-related protein 6 isoform X3, translating to MSHHQHYHRGPHGRTMSSDDRSSPPVNKTSTPVHKSASSSSSSQRDSRQEADSWEIIEGLKIGQSNVQRPDKHEGFMLKKRKWPLKGWHKRFFVLDNGILKYSKSPIDIQKGKLHGSIDVGLSVMSIKKRARRIDLDTEEHIYHLKVKSQDIFDAWVSKLRHHRLYRQNEIVRSPREATMRTFPPPAALESPKPASSVVREAKQAKPSSLPWQPEAPSSISNSSLPASYSNGQSKVVAWLQESEEMDKCAEELARCQSNLTELSRLLQSLEILQRTQSAPNFTEMQTNCVELSKKEKRLNRRWRTKSVGKDAKFQLQVPLSASMSPVRLHSSNPNLCAELVDFQPPVSRLTDSVECASDYIKLQEEFCTIAQKVHSLLKSAFNTVAIEKEKIKQILSDQEQSDQSAQINSLRKSLSQAGEQMGIPLTQQASNESRLSMSESVSEFFDAQEVLLSASSSENEGSDDESYVSDVSDNISEDNASVTDNVSRQMANGDFAGSAFRNGRRSCLPAPCPDTSNINLWNILRNNIGKDLSKVSMPVELNEPLNTLQRMCEELEYSELLDKAAETEDPFERMVVVAAFAVSGYSSTYYRAGSKPFNPLLGESYECIREDKGFCFFSEQVSHHPPISACHCESKNFTFWQDVRWKNKFWGKSMEILPIGTVNLMIPRFGDQYEWNKVTTCVHNILSGQRWIEHYGEITIRNTKSSACLCKLTFVKGNYWSSNVNEVQGFVMDQEGKVIHRLFGKWHEGLYCGVPPSAKCIWRPGSMPTDYELYYGFTRFAIELNELCPELKDVLPRTDARFRPDQRHLEEGNLEMASSDKQRIEDLQRVRRKWNDENNIKLEPRFFKKVVDAHHRERWVSNNTYWELRKNPGFINIESTMNLW from the exons ATGTCTCACCACCAACACTACCACCGAGGCCCTCATGGCCGCACCATGAGCTCTGACGATAGGAGCTCTCCGCCAGTAAACAAGACCTCCACGCCGGTTCACAAGagcgcctcctcctcttcctcttcccagCGCGACAGTCGGCAG GAGGCAGACAGCTGGGAAATCATTGAGGGGCTGAAAATCGGCCAGAGCAACGTACAGAGGCCTGACAAACACGAGGGTTTCATGTTGAAGAAGCGGAAATGGCCACTGAAAGGCTGGCATAAG CGTTTTTTTGTCCTGGACAATGGTATCCTGAAGTACTCCAAGTCCCCCATTGAT ATCCAAAAAGGCAAACTTCATGGTAGCATCGACGTTGGGCTCTCAGTCATGTCCATCAAGAAGAGAGCCCGTCGCATCGACCTGGACACTGAGGAGCACATCTATCACCTGAAG GTCAAATCTCAAGACATCTTTGATGCCTGGGTGTCCAAGCTGCGTCATCACCGGCTTTACCGGCAGAACGAGATTGTGCGATCTCCCCGGGAGGCCACCATGCGAACGTTTCCTCCCCCAGCTGCCCTGGAGTCCCCCAAACCTGCCTCGAGTGTGGTGCGTGAAGCCAAG CAGGCCAAGCCGAGCAGTTTGCCCTGGCAGCCGGAGGCCCCGAGTAGCATCAGCAACAGCAGCCTGCCGGCCTCCTACAGTAACGGCCAGAGCAAGGTGGTTGCTTGGCTGCAGGAATCTGAGGAGATGGACAAGTGCGCAGAGG AGCTTGCACGCTGTCAGTCCAATCTGACTGAGCTGAGTCGGCTATTGCAGAGTTTGGAGATTCTACAAAGGACACAGTCAGCGCCCAACTTCACAGAGATGCAg ACCAATTGTGTAGAAttgtcaaagaaagaaaagcgcTTGAACAGAAGATGGAGAACAAAAAGTGTCGGCAAAGACGCAAAATTCCAGCTTCAG GTCCCTCTGTCAGCCAGCATGTCCCCTGTCCGTCTCCACTCATCCAACCCCAACCTGTGTGCCGAGCTGGTGGACTTTCAACCCCCTGTCTCCCGGCTGACAGACAGTGTCGAGTGTGCCAGTGACTACATTAAACTTCAGGAGGAATTCTGCACAATTGCCCAGAAAG TCCACTCCCTGCTGAAGTCGGCCTTCAACACAGTAGccatagagaaagaaaagatcaAACAGATTCTGTCTGACCAGGAGCAGTCAGACCAATCAGCCCAGATCAACTCTCTCAGGAAGTCTCTGTCACAG GCTGGAGAACAGATGGGGATCCCTCTGACTCAGCAGGCCTCTAATGAGAGCCGACTTTCCATGTCGGAGTCTGTCTCTGAGTTCTTTGATGCCCAGGAAGTGCTTCTGTCAGCCAGCTCGTCAGAGAATGAG GGCTCAGACGATGAGTCATATGTCAGCGATGTGAGTGATAACATTTCAGAGGACAACGCCAGTGTGACTGATAACGTCTCCAGACAAA TGGCCAACGGAGACTTTGCTGGCAGCGCCTTCCGTAACGGCCGGCGAAGCTGCCTGCCGGCGCCGTGTCCCGACACCAGCAACATTAACCTCTGGAACATCTTGAGAAACAACATTGGCAAGGACTTGTCCAAAGTGTCCATGCCTGTGGAGCTCAACGAGCCCCTCAACACCTTGCAGCGTATGTGTGAAGAGCTGGAGTACAGCGAGCTGCTGGACAAAGCTGCTGAGACCGAGGATCCCTTTGAACGCATG GTTGTCGTCGCTGCTTTCGCCGTTTCCGGCTACTCATCCACTTACTACAGAGCAGGAAGTAAGCCATTCAACCCGCTACTCGGAGAGAGTTATGAATGTATTCGGGAAGACAAGGGCTTCTGTTTTTTCTCGGAACag GTGAGCCACCATCCTCCCATCTCTGCCTGCCACTGTGAGTCGAAGAACTTCACCTTCTGGCAAG ATGTGAGGTGGAAAAACAAGTTCTGGGGGAAATCGATGGAGATATTACCAATCGGGACTGTGAATCTTATGATTCCCAG gTTTGGAGATCAATATGAATGGAACAAAGTCACCACCTGTGTGCACAACATCCTCAGTGGACAGCGGTGGATCGAACACTACGGGGAGATCACCATCAGAAACACGAAGAGCAGCGCTTGCCTCTGCAAACTTACTTTCGTCAAG GGAAACTACTGGAGTTCCAATGTGAATGAGGTTCAAGGATTTGTGATGGATCAAGAAGGGAAAGTGATCCACAGGCTTTTTGGAAAATGGCACGAGGGTCTTTACTGTGGCGTCCCGCCCTCTGCCAAATGCATCTGGAGGCCAG GCTCCATGCCGACAGATTATGAGCTGTACTACGGCTTCACCAGGTTTGccattgaattgaatgaacTTTGCCCCGAGTTGAAAGATGTTCTGCCCCGAACAGACGCTCGATTCAGGCCTGATCAAAG GCATCTGGAAGAGGGGAACTTAGAGATGGCATCCTCAGACAAGCAGCGCATTGAGGACCTGCAGAGAGTCCGGAGAAAGTGGAACGATGAGAACAACATCAAACTGGAACCACGCTTCTTCAA GAAAGTGGTTGATGCCCATCACAGGGAGAGGTGGGTCTCCAACAACACGTACTGGGAGCTTCGCAAAAACCCCGGCTTCATCAATATTGAATCTACAATGAACCTGTGGTAG
- the osbpl6 gene encoding oxysterol-binding protein-related protein 6 isoform X1, whose product MSHHQHYHRGPHGRTMSSDDRSSPPVNKTSTPVHKSASSSSSSQRDSRQEADSWEIIEGLKIGQSNVQRPDKHEGFMLKKRKWPLKGWHKRFFVLDNGILKYSKSPIDIQKGKLHGSIDVGLSVMSIKKRARRIDLDTEEHIYHLKVKSQDIFDAWVSKLRHHRLYRQNEIVRSPREATMRTFPPPAALESPKPASSVVREAKQAKPSSLPWQPEAPSSISNSSLPASYSNGQSKVVAWLQESEEMDKCAEELARCQSNLTELSRLLQSLEILQRTQSAPNFTEMQTNCVELSKKEKRLNRRWRTKSVGKDAKFQLQVPLSASMSPVRLHSSNPNLCAELVDFQPPVSRLTDSVECASDYIKLQEEFCTIAQKVHSLLKSAFNTVAIEKEKIKQILSDQEQSDQSAQINSLRKSLSQALSQNAELRTRLNRIHSESVLTEQVVSVNIISTPDEAGEQMGIPLTQQASNESRLSMSESVSEFFDAQEVLLSASSSENEGSDDESYVSDVSDNISEDNASVTDNVSRQMANGDFAGSAFRNGRRSCLPAPCPDTSNINLWNILRNNIGKDLSKVSMPVELNEPLNTLQRMCEELEYSELLDKAAETEDPFERMVVVAAFAVSGYSSTYYRAGSKPFNPLLGESYECIREDKGFCFFSEQVSHHPPISACHCESKNFTFWQDVRWKNKFWGKSMEILPIGTVNLMIPRFGDQYEWNKVTTCVHNILSGQRWIEHYGEITIRNTKSSACLCKLTFVKGNYWSSNVNEVQGFVMDQEGKVIHRLFGKWHEGLYCGVPPSAKCIWRPGSMPTDYELYYGFTRFAIELNELCPELKDVLPRTDARFRPDQRHLEEGNLEMASSDKQRIEDLQRVRRKWNDENNIKLEPRFFKKVVDAHHRERWVSNNTYWELRKNPGFINIESTMNLW is encoded by the exons ATGTCTCACCACCAACACTACCACCGAGGCCCTCATGGCCGCACCATGAGCTCTGACGATAGGAGCTCTCCGCCAGTAAACAAGACCTCCACGCCGGTTCACAAGagcgcctcctcctcttcctcttcccagCGCGACAGTCGGCAG GAGGCAGACAGCTGGGAAATCATTGAGGGGCTGAAAATCGGCCAGAGCAACGTACAGAGGCCTGACAAACACGAGGGTTTCATGTTGAAGAAGCGGAAATGGCCACTGAAAGGCTGGCATAAG CGTTTTTTTGTCCTGGACAATGGTATCCTGAAGTACTCCAAGTCCCCCATTGAT ATCCAAAAAGGCAAACTTCATGGTAGCATCGACGTTGGGCTCTCAGTCATGTCCATCAAGAAGAGAGCCCGTCGCATCGACCTGGACACTGAGGAGCACATCTATCACCTGAAG GTCAAATCTCAAGACATCTTTGATGCCTGGGTGTCCAAGCTGCGTCATCACCGGCTTTACCGGCAGAACGAGATTGTGCGATCTCCCCGGGAGGCCACCATGCGAACGTTTCCTCCCCCAGCTGCCCTGGAGTCCCCCAAACCTGCCTCGAGTGTGGTGCGTGAAGCCAAG CAGGCCAAGCCGAGCAGTTTGCCCTGGCAGCCGGAGGCCCCGAGTAGCATCAGCAACAGCAGCCTGCCGGCCTCCTACAGTAACGGCCAGAGCAAGGTGGTTGCTTGGCTGCAGGAATCTGAGGAGATGGACAAGTGCGCAGAGG AGCTTGCACGCTGTCAGTCCAATCTGACTGAGCTGAGTCGGCTATTGCAGAGTTTGGAGATTCTACAAAGGACACAGTCAGCGCCCAACTTCACAGAGATGCAg ACCAATTGTGTAGAAttgtcaaagaaagaaaagcgcTTGAACAGAAGATGGAGAACAAAAAGTGTCGGCAAAGACGCAAAATTCCAGCTTCAG GTCCCTCTGTCAGCCAGCATGTCCCCTGTCCGTCTCCACTCATCCAACCCCAACCTGTGTGCCGAGCTGGTGGACTTTCAACCCCCTGTCTCCCGGCTGACAGACAGTGTCGAGTGTGCCAGTGACTACATTAAACTTCAGGAGGAATTCTGCACAATTGCCCAGAAAG TCCACTCCCTGCTGAAGTCGGCCTTCAACACAGTAGccatagagaaagaaaagatcaAACAGATTCTGTCTGACCAGGAGCAGTCAGACCAATCAGCCCAGATCAACTCTCTCAGGAAGTCTCTGTCACAG gcCCTGTCCCAAAATGCAGAACTTCGAACCCGACTCAATCGCATTCACTCTGAATCTGTCCTGACTGAACAAGTTGTCAGTGTGAACATCATCTCCACGCCTGATGAG GCTGGAGAACAGATGGGGATCCCTCTGACTCAGCAGGCCTCTAATGAGAGCCGACTTTCCATGTCGGAGTCTGTCTCTGAGTTCTTTGATGCCCAGGAAGTGCTTCTGTCAGCCAGCTCGTCAGAGAATGAG GGCTCAGACGATGAGTCATATGTCAGCGATGTGAGTGATAACATTTCAGAGGACAACGCCAGTGTGACTGATAACGTCTCCAGACAAA TGGCCAACGGAGACTTTGCTGGCAGCGCCTTCCGTAACGGCCGGCGAAGCTGCCTGCCGGCGCCGTGTCCCGACACCAGCAACATTAACCTCTGGAACATCTTGAGAAACAACATTGGCAAGGACTTGTCCAAAGTGTCCATGCCTGTGGAGCTCAACGAGCCCCTCAACACCTTGCAGCGTATGTGTGAAGAGCTGGAGTACAGCGAGCTGCTGGACAAAGCTGCTGAGACCGAGGATCCCTTTGAACGCATG GTTGTCGTCGCTGCTTTCGCCGTTTCCGGCTACTCATCCACTTACTACAGAGCAGGAAGTAAGCCATTCAACCCGCTACTCGGAGAGAGTTATGAATGTATTCGGGAAGACAAGGGCTTCTGTTTTTTCTCGGAACag GTGAGCCACCATCCTCCCATCTCTGCCTGCCACTGTGAGTCGAAGAACTTCACCTTCTGGCAAG ATGTGAGGTGGAAAAACAAGTTCTGGGGGAAATCGATGGAGATATTACCAATCGGGACTGTGAATCTTATGATTCCCAG gTTTGGAGATCAATATGAATGGAACAAAGTCACCACCTGTGTGCACAACATCCTCAGTGGACAGCGGTGGATCGAACACTACGGGGAGATCACCATCAGAAACACGAAGAGCAGCGCTTGCCTCTGCAAACTTACTTTCGTCAAG GGAAACTACTGGAGTTCCAATGTGAATGAGGTTCAAGGATTTGTGATGGATCAAGAAGGGAAAGTGATCCACAGGCTTTTTGGAAAATGGCACGAGGGTCTTTACTGTGGCGTCCCGCCCTCTGCCAAATGCATCTGGAGGCCAG GCTCCATGCCGACAGATTATGAGCTGTACTACGGCTTCACCAGGTTTGccattgaattgaatgaacTTTGCCCCGAGTTGAAAGATGTTCTGCCCCGAACAGACGCTCGATTCAGGCCTGATCAAAG GCATCTGGAAGAGGGGAACTTAGAGATGGCATCCTCAGACAAGCAGCGCATTGAGGACCTGCAGAGAGTCCGGAGAAAGTGGAACGATGAGAACAACATCAAACTGGAACCACGCTTCTTCAA GAAAGTGGTTGATGCCCATCACAGGGAGAGGTGGGTCTCCAACAACACGTACTGGGAGCTTCGCAAAAACCCCGGCTTCATCAATATTGAATCTACAATGAACCTGTGGTAG
- the osbpl6 gene encoding oxysterol-binding protein-related protein 6 isoform X4, producing the protein MSIKKRARRIDLDTEEHIYHLKVKSQDIFDAWVSKLRHHRLYRQNEIVRSPREATMRTFPPPAALESPKPASSVVREAKQAKPSSLPWQPEAPSSISNSSLPASYSNGQSKVVAWLQESEEMDKCAEELARCQSNLTELSRLLQSLEILQRTQSAPNFTEMQTNCVELSKKEKRLNRRWRTKSVGKDAKFQLQVPLSASMSPVRLHSSNPNLCAELVDFQPPVSRLTDSVECASDYIKLQEEFCTIAQKVHSLLKSAFNTVAIEKEKIKQILSDQEQSDQSAQINSLRKSLSQALSQNAELRTRLNRIHSESVLTEQVVSVNIISTPDEAGEQMGIPLTQQASNESRLSMSESVSEFFDAQEVLLSASSSENEGSDDESYVSDVSDNISEDNASVTDNVSRQMANGDFAGSAFRNGRRSCLPAPCPDTSNINLWNILRNNIGKDLSKVSMPVELNEPLNTLQRMCEELEYSELLDKAAETEDPFERMVVVAAFAVSGYSSTYYRAGSKPFNPLLGESYECIREDKGFCFFSEQVSHHPPISACHCESKNFTFWQDVRWKNKFWGKSMEILPIGTVNLMIPRFGDQYEWNKVTTCVHNILSGQRWIEHYGEITIRNTKSSACLCKLTFVKGNYWSSNVNEVQGFVMDQEGKVIHRLFGKWHEGLYCGVPPSAKCIWRPGSMPTDYELYYGFTRFAIELNELCPELKDVLPRTDARFRPDQRHLEEGNLEMASSDKQRIEDLQRVRRKWNDENNIKLEPRFFKKVVDAHHRERWVSNNTYWELRKNPGFINIESTMNLW; encoded by the exons ATGTCCATCAAGAAGAGAGCCCGTCGCATCGACCTGGACACTGAGGAGCACATCTATCACCTGAAG GTCAAATCTCAAGACATCTTTGATGCCTGGGTGTCCAAGCTGCGTCATCACCGGCTTTACCGGCAGAACGAGATTGTGCGATCTCCCCGGGAGGCCACCATGCGAACGTTTCCTCCCCCAGCTGCCCTGGAGTCCCCCAAACCTGCCTCGAGTGTGGTGCGTGAAGCCAAG CAGGCCAAGCCGAGCAGTTTGCCCTGGCAGCCGGAGGCCCCGAGTAGCATCAGCAACAGCAGCCTGCCGGCCTCCTACAGTAACGGCCAGAGCAAGGTGGTTGCTTGGCTGCAGGAATCTGAGGAGATGGACAAGTGCGCAGAGG AGCTTGCACGCTGTCAGTCCAATCTGACTGAGCTGAGTCGGCTATTGCAGAGTTTGGAGATTCTACAAAGGACACAGTCAGCGCCCAACTTCACAGAGATGCAg ACCAATTGTGTAGAAttgtcaaagaaagaaaagcgcTTGAACAGAAGATGGAGAACAAAAAGTGTCGGCAAAGACGCAAAATTCCAGCTTCAG GTCCCTCTGTCAGCCAGCATGTCCCCTGTCCGTCTCCACTCATCCAACCCCAACCTGTGTGCCGAGCTGGTGGACTTTCAACCCCCTGTCTCCCGGCTGACAGACAGTGTCGAGTGTGCCAGTGACTACATTAAACTTCAGGAGGAATTCTGCACAATTGCCCAGAAAG TCCACTCCCTGCTGAAGTCGGCCTTCAACACAGTAGccatagagaaagaaaagatcaAACAGATTCTGTCTGACCAGGAGCAGTCAGACCAATCAGCCCAGATCAACTCTCTCAGGAAGTCTCTGTCACAG gcCCTGTCCCAAAATGCAGAACTTCGAACCCGACTCAATCGCATTCACTCTGAATCTGTCCTGACTGAACAAGTTGTCAGTGTGAACATCATCTCCACGCCTGATGAG GCTGGAGAACAGATGGGGATCCCTCTGACTCAGCAGGCCTCTAATGAGAGCCGACTTTCCATGTCGGAGTCTGTCTCTGAGTTCTTTGATGCCCAGGAAGTGCTTCTGTCAGCCAGCTCGTCAGAGAATGAG GGCTCAGACGATGAGTCATATGTCAGCGATGTGAGTGATAACATTTCAGAGGACAACGCCAGTGTGACTGATAACGTCTCCAGACAAA TGGCCAACGGAGACTTTGCTGGCAGCGCCTTCCGTAACGGCCGGCGAAGCTGCCTGCCGGCGCCGTGTCCCGACACCAGCAACATTAACCTCTGGAACATCTTGAGAAACAACATTGGCAAGGACTTGTCCAAAGTGTCCATGCCTGTGGAGCTCAACGAGCCCCTCAACACCTTGCAGCGTATGTGTGAAGAGCTGGAGTACAGCGAGCTGCTGGACAAAGCTGCTGAGACCGAGGATCCCTTTGAACGCATG GTTGTCGTCGCTGCTTTCGCCGTTTCCGGCTACTCATCCACTTACTACAGAGCAGGAAGTAAGCCATTCAACCCGCTACTCGGAGAGAGTTATGAATGTATTCGGGAAGACAAGGGCTTCTGTTTTTTCTCGGAACag GTGAGCCACCATCCTCCCATCTCTGCCTGCCACTGTGAGTCGAAGAACTTCACCTTCTGGCAAG ATGTGAGGTGGAAAAACAAGTTCTGGGGGAAATCGATGGAGATATTACCAATCGGGACTGTGAATCTTATGATTCCCAG gTTTGGAGATCAATATGAATGGAACAAAGTCACCACCTGTGTGCACAACATCCTCAGTGGACAGCGGTGGATCGAACACTACGGGGAGATCACCATCAGAAACACGAAGAGCAGCGCTTGCCTCTGCAAACTTACTTTCGTCAAG GGAAACTACTGGAGTTCCAATGTGAATGAGGTTCAAGGATTTGTGATGGATCAAGAAGGGAAAGTGATCCACAGGCTTTTTGGAAAATGGCACGAGGGTCTTTACTGTGGCGTCCCGCCCTCTGCCAAATGCATCTGGAGGCCAG GCTCCATGCCGACAGATTATGAGCTGTACTACGGCTTCACCAGGTTTGccattgaattgaatgaacTTTGCCCCGAGTTGAAAGATGTTCTGCCCCGAACAGACGCTCGATTCAGGCCTGATCAAAG GCATCTGGAAGAGGGGAACTTAGAGATGGCATCCTCAGACAAGCAGCGCATTGAGGACCTGCAGAGAGTCCGGAGAAAGTGGAACGATGAGAACAACATCAAACTGGAACCACGCTTCTTCAA GAAAGTGGTTGATGCCCATCACAGGGAGAGGTGGGTCTCCAACAACACGTACTGGGAGCTTCGCAAAAACCCCGGCTTCATCAATATTGAATCTACAATGAACCTGTGGTAG